AACTATTTCAGTAGAAATTCGGTAATCATAAATATAATGGAGACATATCAGGGCATGTCTGATAATGGTATATCCCTGATAATGGTAATTTCATGGAGGGACTCGCCTTATTGAGAGAGGAGTGAGTCTTTCGATAATAATTCTGATGCTAAGATATTTGGATCTTTTTTATTTCAAGATGAATCACATCTCTATCTCATCAGACTATTGTCAAATGGACTTATCTCATAATAGCGATTCATGATTCAGTTTAAACGCTTGTTAcataacattaaaaatataaatatattttaatttagtaaatgaaatacattaattaaAAGAATGTAAATTTTAAACCTTAAATAAGTTGACAAatgttttttttcaaaaattaaataatttaattttattaaaatataagttaatttaattttataaaataaaagttcataaattaattttaataatttttttaaataaaaatattaaatttaatttttaatttatagataaatttaaatggaaaggtacaatttaatatttttaacggATTGAAGGTGAATTTGACTTTTAAcctgaaaaatagaaaaagtgaATGATTCCTAATATTTAGCGCTAAATTGGTCCCTATCTATAACACAAATGGGACCACGTACACATGATGGAGCTTAAAAGAAAAAGGCAAAGAATGCTTTTGTCTTGAGCAAGTAATTATTGTTTTGTTGGCAttggaaaaggattgagttgcAATTTAACAATTTCCATTCTTTTCGCCGTTCCGTTGATTTAGGCGTTTAATCCCTCCGTTGATTTTGCCAAAATTGAGGGTCTTATTAGCTAGAAGCTACtagaatctctctctctctctctgtctgccTCTATCTTTTAATATGTGAATCACATTTCTATCTACCCATTGGAATCTTGGCCTATTCAAAGTAGATGTAAATAATAGACTTAATTagtctatttaaaataaaaaaatgaaaattaaggaaaataaatatataaaattattatttaatttttatataatataaaaatttattaattaacttttttattaattttaattataaaatgttGGAGTAAAAACTATTAATCAGTAAATGAATGCTTTcgtatatttttcataattaaaagaTCAATTAAATAGTGAATGattagatattaaaattatatatatatataataaaaaatattatttacaaaGCTTCAATCTTATCagaaaaaacttttaatttttaattaacagaattttaattattataagttaaaattaatacattaaaattatttgagtATAATGAAATTTGGAATATTTAAAGTCATTATATATCttgtaatttgaatttcaattttttatttcattattattaatgaaatttaaaatatgcaagTTTTTTGCaatgtatttaattaatatataatatattttattatattataactaataagtaattatttttaaaatacaaatacatacgTATCAAAAGTcatacaaattttaaaaattaactaaatttattattatgaaacttatattttataataaaaaagccaatgtaattattaaacttaaaaattttaagtaaaaataaaataacataaatatgTAATTATCAAATTCCTCTCCTCCactcatttatataaaaaaattattatttaatttttataatatagaaaactctattaattaattttttaattttaaaaaatacattaaaatattcttaatattttaaaaaattgattagtTAGTTCgttcattaattttaaccgttaagtattataaaaaaaattaaaatattattgatacggagatactaattaataaatttttaaagaatttaagggatcaagtaataaattttttaaatataagaattaaatagtaaagtaTTTAATGACAAAATTAAtggagagattaattaatagattttttaaaatattaaaatatttttaatctattttttaaaatagaaaaattgattaataaatttttttataatatagaaactaatgatttatatatataaatatatatatgaaatacagtaatataaaaataatattttgttcgaacattaaaataaattgaaatgataatataatattttgtttagaAATAAGAGTTTATCAATTTCTTtgaaaagaatatatatatatatatatatagtaatgaAGCAAGCTGTACTAGCTATTGATTATGCATACTTCACCCTTATGAAATACCAAAAAGCTAGATATTGCAGCAACGACTTGAATATAAAATACAACCCAACCACATACATGTattggaatatatatatatgcatgagTTTATATGCCAGCTCTTcagaaaataagattttttttatattccaTCTTATAATATTGTAATCTAAGGAACAGAATCAACAACTTAGTCATCAAATATTTCTttaataatctttttattatattagttttattttttatttttaaaataaaattaaaaataacaattCCGAATGATTTAATATTgtaatttatctaattttaatttttttagttaaaaaataaaagagtgaAAACTTTATGAAAAATGTAGATTTCAATATCaccttttaatattattttgtatataatgttaaaataaaaaataacatcaagataaatatttatatatattatacataATAATATCTACATTAGattgaaattattattagaaattATAGATTAGAGAATTTATGTACTTACTAACACCAATATTttggatttttaattttaaagctTAGATTTTATTGTAATGAatctaaatatattaaatattatgctTTTTATTCATTAGACCAACTCAAATTAACATTCAAGAAAAAAGAGGTGATTAAGcctctatttatttataaaaaataatttatatttaaaaaaaatttataaattatattttttaattaaataacttatttttcactatttaattttaattaaaaaataaaaaatattaataaatttatatatataaatattgttaCTGAAATCAAATTGATGATGTAGccgaaataaaattataatgtgaTTGGCTAAACTTGCGAGAAAGAAAATATGAGATGATGGGTATCTACGACAGtcactccgatactcaagtcagtaataTAAAGATTGAGGTGAATATAGAGAATTTGAGAATACTTgtgttaaaaaataatgtacctttatttttgtgattattctctttatttctgtgattattctccttttatactataagaatatggtgataaatataatattttctgataatccaatGATGGTATGGTTGGTTCGTCGGTAGGGGATTTTCGTTAGCTAATTGGTATGGAATCCTGTGATTGTAGGTGTGAAGGTGATCTACTGGATTGCAGCTATTTAATGGTAGCTTTTTTATGGAGTCTTGCTTTGAAGTTGAAAGAGCAAGTCTGTCTATTCTAAATTCGATCTGCTTTAAGACACACTTAAAACGTctgagtcttttttttttctatgagTGAGACTgcgtataaaattataaaatcctTACTGCGTGACCTTATTTTATGGTGATAACTTACTGTCTATTTTGGACGAGTCTCATATAGTATGAAGATACATATTTATAAGATTTtctaaaacatataaaattacTTTCTCGTTTAAAGAGAGCaagtcatttttttaaaataactttattttttatttgaaaaaatattttatatttattgatttttctaaGTGTTGTAACGTTAAATGgtgtgtaaatttttttttttacacgtAATTTGAATGAAAcagtcaaatttttaaaaaaatttaatattaactcaGCACAAAAGAGAAAgtaatattcaaattaaaaaagtttacttccttcatcctcatatatatacatataatttgTGTATTGTTGTCAAAATATTGGGTGGTGGAACCAAGAAATATGGAAGTTATCCAATAAAATAAGGCCTTCTTTGTAAATATGATGTATTCTTAGAAAGGAttgccttaaaaaaaaaaattaagtcttAGAAAGTAGTTAATAGCAATTGAAAACCCTTGTCCCCCACCAAAACAGATATGGCAATCATTATCGAACATGGGTGCCACCCCATACATTTTGACACTTTATACCTCTCCAAAAAAATCCAACTACTCCTCCTCTCATAATCAtcattcatcaataatatctatatataatctTAATATATGCAAAAAAAATTCCTCAATTTATGACACCTATCTCCTAAATTCTCCTCCAAAACAATGCATACTTGCTATATTTCCCTTCCCATTcttctcctcttcctcctctcaTGGACTCACCAAGCTGCAGCCCATCTAAGTGCTGCAAGCCAGTTCTTGGCGCCGCAGAATGCAGCTCGTGCCACGCTGAGGATGCCGCCGTTGGTGTGGGACTCAAAACTCGCACGCTATGCTCAGTGGTACGCCAACCAGAGAAGGTATGATTGTGACCTCAGGCACTCCAATGGACCTTATGGTGAGAACATTTTCTGGGGGAGTGGCAGTGGGTGGAGTCCTGCTCAGGCTGTCACTGCTTGGGTCTCTGAGAGAAAATGGTATGATTATTGGTCTAATTCTTGTGCTGGTGATCAAGAATGTGGACATTATACTCAGGTTGTTTGGAGGAAGACGAGAAGAGTTGGGTGTGCCAAAGTTAATTGTTCTGGTGGTAAGGGAGTTTTCATGACTTGCAATTATGATCCTCCTGGGAATTTCATTGGAGAAAGGCCTTATTGATTGTTATTATTTCGATGATAATAATGGAATTTTTTCAACTAAGAATTTCAATATTTGTTCTATAACTTTAGTGGATTCAGTTATGTTAATTGTCTGGTCAATTTCAATGGTTTTATTTTGTGCAAGagcaattttcttaattttttttcttcattttctttttgtatTGTATATGTGTTTATTTATGATAAATTGATAATTCTTGAAatagcataaaaaaaaaattacatttttattcATGAGCTGGGCAGTAGGGAAGATGTTTTAAGCTGCATTTTGGTGAAGAACTCCACTGTGCATTTTCAGCAGCAAATTGAGAGCAAATCCGATCAAACGCCAACGCTGTGCATTGTGACCACACATTATTGTCGGCACAAGAACCGAAGGTTGCTCAAGTACAACCATGGCTCTCAAAATAATTCACTaacaaaattactttttagcccttaaaatttattataattaatagatatgtctatttatttttaaaatacaataatttagttacttgaattttgattttatcgaaaaattttgataaaaaaattaaatttgctttttaattataaaatggaaaaaaattgTCATATTTCATTTTTCTGACTAAATTTATCTTgaattgcttgaaaaagtcTAAAAAAggctaaataatttaaaaaatatagttcacacttttaaatatttacgagtaatgattttatttaattttttagtgataattcaaaagtaaatttatataaaattaaaattttatattttcaattttctatGCATAATTTAAAGACATATTTGACtttttaaatgttaatcattttagtaataaaatctaaaaaataattatattacccttaatttaataatattttttttcattttataatttttatttatttattttattattttaaaattgctgtgcacttttttttatattatactaacatataaattaattattataattttattaattttttatttcaaaaaaatcttTCAAAATCTCCCctaacatttaataaaattattgaagtAAAGGAgaatgtaatattttaattacctAATTTGTCTAATAAGCCTTTCTCATCTCAACCACAACACCCACTTATCAAAATGTAAGCCCATCTCCCAACAATGATCAGTGAACTCCATATTCAATTGAAACAAGAGAATAAAAAGAACAAAACAACACTACTGCAGCCTTCAAGATGCAGCGCCAACCAATCCACAAGAACTGGAAGAATTTTGGTCCACAGGTTCAGCCACTTGCTGTCCCTACTGCTTTTTCACGGAAGTGAAATTGATTGaacatttagaaaattttagagtTCTTAGTTCTCGATCATCCATCAAATTAATCAATCTTTTATTTCAACTATGTATTATTCTTAATTCTTAATATCCACAAATGTTATTTTTGTACTTCCAAATCTTCCTTCATTTCCCTCAAACTAATCCAACAAccaaataaagcaaataaatcctttgttgattatgcaatttgaagcatgaatatattttttcatgaaCTGAATTATAATTCAATCTAAAAGTTTTCTGTAGaatttgataattatattttttctgcTCTATTAGATATGTGAGATTATTGAAAAAGGTACTGAAATTAGGGTTTCAAAACTGAGTTGATTTTACAAAATAGATTTACTGTAAAATTAATCTATAGACAAGGGTGTGATAAAACTCTAAAATATATCTCTTTAGCTGATAAAAGGCTGAAGAAGGATGAAGAATATTACTATGAAAAGGAAACAAATTTTTGTgtgaatattaaataaaagaaaaatgaaggaaaTAAGAATAAGGAAGATAGAATACAAATTGACCAAAGTAGATGTTTATGTTCTGAAAATGAATTTACTGTCAATAGAAAGAGTAATGAAGAAGGAGATAAATGAACAATAGCATTAGGGATTAAAGGGTTGAAGAAATTCTTTAGAATGTTTTGGGGTATTTGTAGGAATCAAATATACTCGCTTTCTTTTGACCAAATTAAGACTATTgacttaaaatattaattagatgGAGGGAAATTTTATTTGACGGAATTAAAATTTATGGACATTGATAATCGTATTAGTCATTTAAAAGATGGTGATCTTAGACATCCAGCTGACTCTGACGCTTGAAAATCATTTGATGCATCAAACCCTGGTTTTACTAGAGATCCCCGTAATTTTAGACTTAGAATATCAGCTGATGGCATCAACCCTTTTAGTAACATGAGTATCTCTCATAGTATTTGGCCAGTGGTTGTTACTGTGTATAACCTACCTCTATGAATGTGTACGAAGCAACCATATCGTATGCTTACTTTATTAGTTCCTGGGCCAAAAGGTCCCGAGAATGATATTGATGTGTATTTGCAACTTTTAGTTAAGGAGTTACAAGAGTTATGGTACTATGGTCTTGAAACTTGTGATGCATTAACAAAGTATAATTTTTGTCTACATGCAGCTCTTTTGTGGACCATTAGTGACTTTCCAGTTTATGCTTACTTATCGGTATGGAGCACTAAAGAAAAGTTGGCTTGTTCTACTTATAACAAAGATACTCCATCTGTTCAACTCAAATATAGTCGTAAGTTTGCTTATATGTGTGCTCGTCGATTTTTAACTATAAATCACAAATGGCGTGAGAATAAGTATTCTTTTAATGGTAAAGTTGAGAGAAGGGATACAACTAAAGAACTGACTAGGAATGATGTTTTAGAATAACTGTGTGGACTTAAACCTATTACATTCGGCAAGATCTATAAGAaacaaaaaattgataaaagtcAAGTTGGTTATAATTGGAgaaaaaatagtatttttttttaaattgcccTATTGGAGAAAAAATTTACATCACAACTCACAAGCCTATACCTTTAggtataaacatggcattatcTAGTCGCTTGCATCTTTGTCCTTTATAAGGGCAATGGGAGAGATATTACTAAATTCCTCTACTAACCCtaaacaaaatataaagatCACCTCATATGAAACTTAAAATGTGTGACCTTAGGTACTCTTGTGCATGTTGTCTGTTGATTACTGAACCAATGTGTTAAATTTGTAAGTCTAAAGGAACATAGGATGGATATGAACTTAAAAGTGGAACATATGGCATATAACCCATGGCCATTTAAGCCCAAATCCATCATATCTCTAAGGGACATGTGGAAGCTCACTTTCATATTCGAATTTCAGCTTAACATTCATTGTTTCTTAAATGGAGAGAAATTGTCCTAGGCTATAATCCCTTATTAATATAAGCCCAATTTACCAAAGTCCCTAagatctaaagttttaaatattgaaaGACCTACCCTTATATATGAGACAAGATGGAATTTTGTTAAGTTTCAACTATATAGGTTTC
This Manihot esculenta cultivar AM560-2 chromosome 6, M.esculenta_v8, whole genome shotgun sequence DNA region includes the following protein-coding sequences:
- the LOC110616994 gene encoding pathogenesis-related protein PR-1 → MHTCYISLPILLLFLLSWTHQAAAHLSAASQFLAPQNAARATLRMPPLVWDSKLARYAQWYANQRRYDCDLRHSNGPYGENIFWGSGSGWSPAQAVTAWVSERKWYDYWSNSCAGDQECGHYTQVVWRKTRRVGCAKVNCSGGKGVFMTCNYDPPGNFIGERPY